A section of the Capra hircus breed San Clemente chromosome 23, ASM170441v1, whole genome shotgun sequence genome encodes:
- the ICK gene encoding serine/threonine-protein kinase ICK isoform X1 — MNRYTTIKQLGDGTYGSVLLGRSIESGELIAIKKMKRKFYSWEECMNLREVKSLKKLNHANVVKLKEVIRENDHLYFIFEYMKENLYQLIKERNKLFPESAIRNIMYQILQGLAFIHKHGFFHRDLKPENLLCMGPELVKIADFGLAREIRSRPPYTDYVSTRWYRAPEVLLRSTSYSSPIDIWAVGCIMAEVYTLRPLFPGASEIDTIFKICQVLGTPKKTDWPEGYQLSNAMNFRWPQCVPNNLKTLIPNASSEAVQLLRDMLQWDPKKRPTASQALRYPYFQVGHPLGSTAHSLQESGKSQKDVLEKAAAQPHVKPVPPAQPPAKPHTRISSRQHQASQPPQHLVYPYKAEAPRTDHLPEDKPSPLLLPSLHPKHPQAKILTGLEHKNGEIKPKSRRRWGLVSRSTKDSDDWADLDDSDFSPSFTRIDLKNKKRQSDESLCRFESILDLKPSEPVGTGNSAPTQTSYPRRDTPTLRSAAKQHYLKHSRYLPGINIRNGVLPNPGKDFIPPNPWSSSGLSGKSSGTVSVISKITSVGSSSTSSSGLAGNYIPSFLKKEISSALQRVHLAPIPDPSPGYSSLKAVRPHPGRPFFHTQPRSTPGLLPRPPAAQPVHGRTDWIAKQFPLFI; from the exons ATGAATAGATACACAACCATCAAGCAACTCGGGGATGGAACCTATGGTTCCGTCCTGCTGGGAAGAAGCATCGAGTCTGGGGAACTGATTGCTATTAAAAA aatgaaaagaaagtttTATTCCTGGGAAGAATGCATGAACCTTCGGGAGGTCAAG TCTTTAAAGAAGCTCAACCATGCAAATGTagtaaaattaaaagaagttaTCAGGGAAAATGATCATCTTTATTTTATCTTTGAGTACATGAAGGAGAATCTTTACCAGCTCATTAAAGAAAG AAATAAGTTGTTTCCTGAGTCTGCTATAAGAAATATCATGTATCAGATACTGCAAGGACTTGCATTTATTCACAAACACG GCTTTTTCCATCGGGACTTAAAGCCAGAGAACCTCCTTTGTATGGGACCCGAACTTGTGAAAATTGCAGACTTTGGACTGGCCCGAGAAATCCGATCAAGACCTCCATACACAGACTATGTATCTACCAGATG GTACCGGGCTCCGGAGGTGCTCCTGCGGTCCACCAGCTACAGCTCGCCCATCGACATCTGGGCCGTGGGCTGTATCATGGCAGAGGTGTACACCCTCCGGCCACTCTTCCCCGGGGCCAGTGAGATCGATACTATCTTCAAAATCTGCCAAGTACTGGGGACACCCAAAAAG actGACTGGCCTGAAGGCTACCAACTGTCAAATGCGATGAACTTCCGCTGGCCCCAGTGTGTGCCCAATAACTTGAAAACCCTCATTCCAAATGCCAGCAGCGAAGCAGTTCAGCTCCTGAGAGACATGCTACAGTGGGATCCCAAGAAACGGCCAACAGCTAGTCAG GCTCTTCGATATCCTTACTTCCAGGTGGGGCACCCCCTGGGCAGCACTGCGCACAGCCTCCAGGAGTCAGGAAAATCTCAGAAGGACGTTCTGGAAAAGGCAGCCGCACAGCCTCACGTAAAGCCGGTccctcctgcccagcccccagccaAGCCACACACACGCATTTCTTCCAGACAGCATCAAGCCAGCCAGCCTCCTCAGCATCTCGTGTACCCCTATAAAGCCGAGGCTCCCAGGACGGACCACCTACCAGAGGACAAGCCCAGCCCTTTGCTCTTGCCGTCACTCCACCCCAAGCATCCTCAGGCA AAAATTCTCACTGGCCTGGAGCACAAAAATGGTGAGATCAAGCCAAAGAGTAGGAGAAGGTGGGGTCTCGTTTCCAGGTCAACGAAGGATTCCGATGACTGGGCTGACTTGGATGACTCGGACTTCAGTCCATCCTTCACCAGGATTGACCTGAAAAATAAGAAGAGACAGAGCGACGAGTCGCTGTGCAG ATTTGAGAGCATTCTGGACCTGAAGCCCTCGGAGCCTGTGGGCACCGGAAACAGCGCCCCCACCCAGACGTCCTATCCCCGGCGCGACACGCCCACCCTGAGGTCGGCGGCCAAGCAACACTACCTGAAGCACTCTCGGTACCTGCCTG GAATAAATATAAGAAACGGTGTACTCCCGAATCCAGGCAAGGATTTTATTCCACCTAATCCGTGGTCCAGTTCTGGTTTGTCTGGAAAATCTTCAGGGACCGTATCAGTGATCAGCAAAATAACTTCAG TTGGTTCCAGCTCTACAAGTTCTAGTGGACTGGCTGGAAACTATATCCCTTCCtttctgaaaaaagaaatcagttctgctCTGCAGAGGGTCCACTTGGCACCTATTCCCGACCCTTCCCCGG GCTATTCTTCCTTGAAGGCTGTGAGACCTCACCCTGGGCGACCATTTTTCCACACCCAGCCTAGAAGCACTCCTGGGTTGCTGCCCCGGCCTCCAGCCGCCCAGCCTGTACATGGCAGGACGGACTGGATTGCTAA
- the ICK gene encoding serine/threonine-protein kinase ICK isoform X2, whose product MNRYTTIKQLGDGTYGSVLLGRSIESGELIAIKKMKRKFYSWEECMNLREVKSLKKLNHANVVKLKEVIRENDHLYFIFEYMKENLYQLIKERNKLFPESAIRNIMYQILQGLAFIHKHGFFHRDLKPENLLCMGPELVKIADFGLAREIRSRPPYTDYVSTRWYRAPEVLLRSTSYSSPIDIWAVGCIMAEVYTLRPLFPGASEIDTIFKICQVLGTPKKTDWPEGYQLSNAMNFRWPQCVPNNLKTLIPNASSEAVQLLRDMLQWDPKKRPTASQALRYPYFQVGHPLGSTAHSLQESGKSQKDVLEKAAAQPHVKPVPPAQPPAKPHTRISSRQHQASQPPQHLVYPYKAEAPRTDHLPEDKPSPLLLPSLHPKHPQAKILTGLEHKNGEIKPKSRRRWGLVSRSTKDSDDWADLDDSDFSPSFTRIDLKNKKRQSDESLCRFESILDLKPSEPVGTGNSAPTQTSYPRRDTPTLRSAAKQHYLKHSRYLPGINIRNGVLPNPGKDFIPPNPWSSSGLSGKSSGTVSVISKITSVGSSSTSSSGLAGNYIPSFLKKEISSALQRVHLAPIPDPSPGYSSLKAVRPHPGRPFFHTQPRSTPGLLPRPPAAQPVHGRTDWIAKYASRR is encoded by the exons ATGAATAGATACACAACCATCAAGCAACTCGGGGATGGAACCTATGGTTCCGTCCTGCTGGGAAGAAGCATCGAGTCTGGGGAACTGATTGCTATTAAAAA aatgaaaagaaagtttTATTCCTGGGAAGAATGCATGAACCTTCGGGAGGTCAAG TCTTTAAAGAAGCTCAACCATGCAAATGTagtaaaattaaaagaagttaTCAGGGAAAATGATCATCTTTATTTTATCTTTGAGTACATGAAGGAGAATCTTTACCAGCTCATTAAAGAAAG AAATAAGTTGTTTCCTGAGTCTGCTATAAGAAATATCATGTATCAGATACTGCAAGGACTTGCATTTATTCACAAACACG GCTTTTTCCATCGGGACTTAAAGCCAGAGAACCTCCTTTGTATGGGACCCGAACTTGTGAAAATTGCAGACTTTGGACTGGCCCGAGAAATCCGATCAAGACCTCCATACACAGACTATGTATCTACCAGATG GTACCGGGCTCCGGAGGTGCTCCTGCGGTCCACCAGCTACAGCTCGCCCATCGACATCTGGGCCGTGGGCTGTATCATGGCAGAGGTGTACACCCTCCGGCCACTCTTCCCCGGGGCCAGTGAGATCGATACTATCTTCAAAATCTGCCAAGTACTGGGGACACCCAAAAAG actGACTGGCCTGAAGGCTACCAACTGTCAAATGCGATGAACTTCCGCTGGCCCCAGTGTGTGCCCAATAACTTGAAAACCCTCATTCCAAATGCCAGCAGCGAAGCAGTTCAGCTCCTGAGAGACATGCTACAGTGGGATCCCAAGAAACGGCCAACAGCTAGTCAG GCTCTTCGATATCCTTACTTCCAGGTGGGGCACCCCCTGGGCAGCACTGCGCACAGCCTCCAGGAGTCAGGAAAATCTCAGAAGGACGTTCTGGAAAAGGCAGCCGCACAGCCTCACGTAAAGCCGGTccctcctgcccagcccccagccaAGCCACACACACGCATTTCTTCCAGACAGCATCAAGCCAGCCAGCCTCCTCAGCATCTCGTGTACCCCTATAAAGCCGAGGCTCCCAGGACGGACCACCTACCAGAGGACAAGCCCAGCCCTTTGCTCTTGCCGTCACTCCACCCCAAGCATCCTCAGGCA AAAATTCTCACTGGCCTGGAGCACAAAAATGGTGAGATCAAGCCAAAGAGTAGGAGAAGGTGGGGTCTCGTTTCCAGGTCAACGAAGGATTCCGATGACTGGGCTGACTTGGATGACTCGGACTTCAGTCCATCCTTCACCAGGATTGACCTGAAAAATAAGAAGAGACAGAGCGACGAGTCGCTGTGCAG ATTTGAGAGCATTCTGGACCTGAAGCCCTCGGAGCCTGTGGGCACCGGAAACAGCGCCCCCACCCAGACGTCCTATCCCCGGCGCGACACGCCCACCCTGAGGTCGGCGGCCAAGCAACACTACCTGAAGCACTCTCGGTACCTGCCTG GAATAAATATAAGAAACGGTGTACTCCCGAATCCAGGCAAGGATTTTATTCCACCTAATCCGTGGTCCAGTTCTGGTTTGTCTGGAAAATCTTCAGGGACCGTATCAGTGATCAGCAAAATAACTTCAG TTGGTTCCAGCTCTACAAGTTCTAGTGGACTGGCTGGAAACTATATCCCTTCCtttctgaaaaaagaaatcagttctgctCTGCAGAGGGTCCACTTGGCACCTATTCCCGACCCTTCCCCGG GCTATTCTTCCTTGAAGGCTGTGAGACCTCACCCTGGGCGACCATTTTTCCACACCCAGCCTAGAAGCACTCCTGGGTTGCTGCCCCGGCCTCCAGCCGCCCAGCCTGTACATGGCAGGACGGACTGGATTGCTAAGTACGCGTCTCGGCGATGA